The window GTCTTTCAGAGTATGTTGATCCAGCCAGGCACTACCCACCAGTAATGGATGATGATGAAGTAAAACCAGAGTAAAACGGTCCGGATGGGCGCTCAGTTTGCTGTCCAGCAACGCAAGCTGCTGATCGCTGAGACGGCCATGCGGCACACCCACTACCTGTGAATCCAGCAAAATCATCTGCCAATGATGGCCCAGCAACACATGCTCGACCGCATGCACCTGTGATACGGGCGGAACCGTATTCATGTTCGGTTTGTAATCATGATTCCCCGGTAGCCAGAAACAGGTTTTACCCAGTGGCGCGATGCCCTGAGTAAAACGCAGGTAGGATTCAGTGCTGTGATCCTGGGAAATATCCCCGGTAGCCAGAATGGCATCAAACTCGACCTTTTGCGCGATAATTTCCGCCACCACAGCACGAAAGCTGTCGGCAGTATTAACGCTCAGCAAGCTGCCATCATCGGGCGCAAAAAGGTGCGTATCTGTAATCTGAACCAGCTTTATGCTGTCGGAATTATCTAAACTGGGCGACACGTTCAAAGTCTATAAACCTAATGCTATTGATTAATGTTGATGGGAGCACGGCTGATACCTCGCTTGAGACAAAAGGTCAGCCAATCGCCCAGAAAACGGTTAATTTGTGCTTTCTCATCTTTTTGCAACATTTTCTCGTTCGGGTAGTCATATTTGGCCTGCACCCGGACAAGTTTATCTGTGGTCAGCACTTCTGCGACGCGAGCATCGTGGTACAGCCTGACAGACATGGTTGGTAATGGAAATATTGAGATATCATCACTTTGACAGATCTCCACCAAAGTTGTGTACTTTGTGACCTCCAGCACTTGCAACTGGTAAGCCTGGTGAGCGGCCTGGTAACAGCGCACGTCACCGACGTCCGGCTGCGCGGGCAGCAAGGCGTTCAACTTGGCGTAGTTCGTTTCATAAGTCCGCATCAGTTCTGGTAAATCAACATGATACGTCTTTTTTAATGCTGTCAATTGTGCCATTTCGTTTGCAACTGCTCGTAGTTTAACTCCAACCATTGCAGTGCGATGATCGAGGCACCGTTTTCAATCCGGCCCTCACGCACCAGCTGGTACGCCTGCGTGCGGCTCATCACATGCACTTTGATATCTTCACCTTCATAGTCTAAACCATGTACGCCACCGGCCAGTGAAGCATCGACTTCACCTACGTAGACATCCAGTTTTTCAGAACATCCCCCGGCTGACGGATAGTACGACGTAATGGTTTCAATTCTTTTGACCGAGATCCCAGCTTCTTCCTCTGCTTCGCGCCGCACCACCTGTTCGGCGCTCTCGTCGCGATCAATGATGCCGGCGACGATTTCCAGTTGCCATGGCTGGGAATGTTCTAATGCACCCACCCGGATCTGCTCAATAATTACCACCTGGTCGCGAACCGGATCATACGGTAACATAGCAGCCGCATGGCCACGCTCAAACATTTCCCTTTCAATGACCGGACTCCATCCGCCTTGAAATAATCGATGCTTGAACCGATACTTCACCATTCGGAAAAATCCTTGGAACAGTGTCTCACGTGAGACAACGTCAACGTCATCGGGCGTAAATGCTCCCTGTGGCTGGTCAGACTGTTGCATTAGTAACCTCTCTTAATCAATCTTATAGTTTACTCATGAATTTTTCTTACTTCCAAGGACATTGCTCAACTTTTTATACAAAAATTGTACTCATAGTTAAGTCGGCAAGCGATTTTTATTGCACAATTGGACAGCTAAGTGTAAAAAGTGCAAAGTTTCGAGTGAAATACCAGCAATTTGGGTTACACTCTCGTGAGCGTAACTCCTTTCATATTCA is drawn from Vibrio sp. CDRSL-10 TSBA and contains these coding sequences:
- a CDS encoding DUF1249 family protein, translated to MAQLTALKKTYHVDLPELMRTYETNYAKLNALLPAQPDVGDVRCYQAAHQAYQLQVLEVTKYTTLVEICQSDDISIFPLPTMSVRLYHDARVAEVLTTDKLVRVQAKYDYPNEKMLQKDEKAQINRFLGDWLTFCLKRGISRAPININQ
- the nudF gene encoding ADP-ribose diphosphatase gives rise to the protein MQQSDQPQGAFTPDDVDVVSRETLFQGFFRMVKYRFKHRLFQGGWSPVIEREMFERGHAAAMLPYDPVRDQVVIIEQIRVGALEHSQPWQLEIVAGIIDRDESAEQVVRREAEEEAGISVKRIETITSYYPSAGGCSEKLDVYVGEVDASLAGGVHGLDYEGEDIKVHVMSRTQAYQLVREGRIENGASIIALQWLELNYEQLQTKWHN